The proteins below come from a single Pleuronectes platessa chromosome 3, fPlePla1.1, whole genome shotgun sequence genomic window:
- the pycr1b gene encoding pyrroline-5-carboxylate reductase 1b: MSVGFIGAGQLAHALVKGFTAAGVIATQRITASSPDTDLPTVLGLRKMGVNLTTSNKETVSKSDVLFLAVKPHIIPFVLDEIGPDIEDRHLIVSCAAGVTISSIEKKLLQYRSNPKVMRCMTNTPVVVKEGATVYATGTHAEVEDGRLLEQLMSSVGYCTEVEEDLIDAVTGLSGSGPAYAFTALDALADGGVKMGLPRRLAVRLGAQALLGAAKMLLDSDQHPGQLKDNVCSPGGATIHALHVLESGGFRSLLINAVEASCIRTRELQFLADQERISPAAIKKTTLDKVLQQPGVAVSGVANGNGKSGLNLFNNRSSGVKKKN, translated from the exons ATGAGTGTTGGATTCATTGGAGCAGGCCAGCTGGCTCATGCCCTGGTGAAAGGGTTCACAGCTGCAG GTGTGATTGCTACACAGCGGATTACAGCCAGCTCTCCAGATACAGACCTGCCAACGGTTTTAGGGCTGAGG aaaATGGGGGTGAACCTGACAACAAGCAACAAAGAGACCGTCAGTAAGAGCGATGTGCTCTTCCTGGCTGTGAAGCCCCACATCATCCCCTTCGTTCTGGATGAGATCGGGCCTGACATCGAGGACCGTCACCTCATAGTGTCCTGTGCTGCAGGTGTCACCATCAGCTCCATAGAGAAG AAACTGCTTCAGTATCGATCAAATCCTAAAGTCATGAGGTGTATGACGAATACTCCGGTGGTGGTGAAAGAGGGAGCTACAGTGTACGCCACTGGGACACATGCAGAG GTTGAGGATGGAAGGTTACTGGAGCAGCTGATGTCCAGTGTAGGATACTGCAccgaggtggaggaggacctcATTGATGCCGTCACCGGTCTGAGTGGCAGTGGACCAGCCTAC GCATTCACAGCCTTGGATGCTCTCGCAGACGGAGGAGTAAAGATGGGCCTGCCCAGGAGACTTGCTGTCAGACTTGGAGCTCAAGCCCTATTg GGAGCAGCGAAGATGTTACTGGACTCGGATCAGCACCCTGGCCAGCTGAAGGACAACGTGTGCTCACCAGGGGGCGCCACCATTCATGCCCTGCACGTCCTGGAGAGCGGTGGCTTCCGCAGCCTCCTGATCAACGCAGTGGAGGCTTCGTGCATTAGGACACG gGAGCTGCAGTTCCTGGCAGACCAGGAGCGTATTTCTCCAGCAGCAATTAAGAAAACCACACTGGACAAGGTGCTCCAGCAGCCTGGAGTCGCAGTCAGCGGAGTGGCTAATGGGAACGGCAAGTCGGGGCTCAACCTGTTCAACAATCGCAGTTCTGGGGTCAAGAAGAAGAACTGA
- the LOC128436477 gene encoding myeloid-associated differentiation marker-like protein 2: MDSLAGPYLNKKALCSPLGAARLCQLALGCAVIAMVVHSAGYSGSHGVFCMAAWCFCFAMTVVVFFLDATRLHSCLPVSWDNLTVTCAAFATLMYVTASVVYPLFFVRIECPYAGCEVRDFRIAVTVCSIMATLAYGAEVALCRARPGQAVVGYMATVSGLLKVVQGFVTCIIFGALANGSEYSRYGATIYCVVVYAFCFTLTALVVIMTVCGRTKAVRCMPFDRFTVVCTLLEVLLYLSASVVWPVFCFDTKYGSPWRPSSCPRGKCTWDSKVVVAVFSFVNFVLYLVDLIYSQRTKFVSSHRPTFSRA; this comes from the exons ATGGATTCACTGGCTGGTCCGTACCTCAACAAGAAGGCCCTCTGCTCACCTCTGGGAGCTGCCCGCCTCTGCCAGTTGGCCTTGGGCTGTGCTGTGATCGCCATGGTAGTCCACAGCGCCGGGTACAGTGGGTCACACGGTGTGTTCTGCATGGCGGCCTGGTGCTTCTGCTTCGCCATGACGGTGGTGGTGTTCTTTCTGGATGCTACCCGTCTCCACAGCTGCCTCCCAGTATCCTGGGACAACCTGACGGTCACGTGTGCGGCCTTCGCCACACTCAT gtATGTTACAGCCTCCGTGGTCTACCCTCTCTTCTTTGTTCGGATCGAGTGTCCCTACGCCGGCTGCGAAGTCCGAGATTTCCGCATCGCCGTCACCGTCTGCTCCATCATGGCCACTCTGGCCTACGGGGCCGAGGTGGCTCTGTGCCGGGCCAGGCCGGGCCAGGCTGTCGTGGGCTACATGGCCACCGTCTCGGGCCTCCTCAAAGTCGTGCAGGGTTTCGTTACCTGCATCATCTTCGGAGCCCTGGCCAACGGGAGCGAGTATTCCCGTTACGGTGCCACGATCTACTGCGTCGTGGTCTACGCTTTCTGCTTCACTCTGACTGCTCTGGTGGTCATAATGACCGTGTGCGGCCGGACCAAAGCTGTGCGCTGCATGCCCTTTGACCGCTTTACAGTGGTGTGCACCCTCCTGGAGGTTCTGCTCTACCTGAGTGCGTCAGTGGTGTGGCCCGTGTTCTGCTTTGACACGAAATACGGGTCGCCATGGAGACCGTCCTCATGTCCCCGGGGGAAGTGCACGTGGGACAGCAAGGTTGTGGTGGCTGTGTTCTCTTTCGTCAACTTTGTTCTGTACCTGGTGGACCTGATCTACTCCCAGAGGACCAAATTTGTCTCCTCACATAGGCCCACTTTCTCACGGGCGTAG